One window from the genome of Planifilum fulgidum encodes:
- a CDS encoding TcaA 3rd/4th domain-containing protein: protein MVRKFKEAVHNNDVEALEEIVSPDDERMEIDRKYLAHFLELMHRDKGYREATMSLLHSQLALYQSDGNDFYGTDAFAWVDYYLKREEGVLFDSYSIGVRPYFLHIKTNKPGGTVKVDGETVLTSEEGDAKMLGPLMPGEYEVEGTKKYSYALVRDAKKVKLFAREDGQAEVQVDLTGTYIRLQSGFKDTRVIVNGKPINKRVEEVSEFGPVSRDGSITLQGEGTFPWGTSRSDKIKVTENTLAVDLTPKPYADKKGKDRIVKTVNTFFKEWFTAKQKQDASLLTVAGHDLKRELVRDIETKKSLVASWGKEPFRGVVLGTRIDLDKLRFEYTDDHYVVQIPVELHSKHNDNIHERMEEEFDAKWLVLRYDEGGKRWLVHSEEILFGTSEYFQGKNTVKTEFK from the coding sequence GTGGTCAGGAAGTTCAAGGAAGCGGTACATAACAACGATGTGGAGGCCCTGGAGGAGATTGTGTCGCCGGATGACGAACGGATGGAAATCGATCGCAAATACCTCGCCCATTTTCTTGAGCTTATGCATCGGGACAAGGGTTACCGGGAGGCGACCATGTCCCTGCTGCACTCCCAACTGGCATTATATCAATCGGATGGAAATGACTTTTACGGCACGGATGCCTTTGCCTGGGTGGATTATTACTTGAAGCGGGAGGAAGGGGTCCTGTTCGATTCCTATTCCATCGGCGTCCGCCCCTACTTTTTGCACATCAAGACAAATAAACCGGGCGGGACGGTGAAAGTGGACGGAGAGACGGTTCTCACTTCCGAAGAGGGAGACGCCAAGATGCTGGGGCCACTGATGCCCGGGGAATACGAGGTGGAAGGCACGAAGAAATATTCCTACGCGTTGGTGAGGGATGCCAAGAAGGTAAAACTGTTCGCCCGCGAGGATGGGCAGGCGGAAGTGCAGGTGGATTTGACCGGCACGTATATCCGGCTGCAGTCCGGCTTCAAGGATACCCGGGTGATTGTCAATGGAAAACCGATCAACAAAAGGGTCGAGGAAGTCAGCGAGTTCGGGCCGGTATCCCGGGACGGGTCGATCACCCTTCAGGGAGAGGGGACATTCCCCTGGGGCACGTCCAGAAGCGACAAAATCAAAGTGACCGAGAACACGTTGGCCGTGGATCTCACTCCCAAACCCTACGCGGACAAAAAAGGCAAGGACCGGATTGTAAAGACGGTCAACACCTTTTTCAAGGAATGGTTTACGGCAAAGCAAAAGCAGGACGCTTCCCTCCTGACCGTGGCGGGGCACGATCTGAAAAGGGAGCTGGTCAGGGACATCGAGACCAAAAAGTCTTTGGTGGCATCCTGGGGGAAAGAACCGTTCAGGGGTGTTGTCCTGGGAACGAGAATAGACTTAGACAAATTGCGGTTTGAATACACGGACGATCATTATGTGGTCCAAATCCCGGTGGAGTTGCATTCAAAACACAATGACAACATTCATGAGCGGATGGAAGAGGAGTTCGACGCGAAGTGGTTGGTGCTCCGTTATGATGAGGGCGGGAAAAGGTGGTTGGTTCACTCGGAGGAGATCCTGTTCGGAACATCGGAGTATTTCCAGGGAAAAAACACGGTCAAAACCGAATTCAAGTGA